One window of Botrimarina mediterranea genomic DNA carries:
- a CDS encoding c-type heme family protein: MSIHRFAAALLLLAVAGPALAEDAALERTRKQVRMLDDLYKGGIVLITKNYVTEDSDVPAGVAFKQLFEAAKKNGWHEVRLLDVTGEPYNDENSPAEGFETRAVEQLKQGEAYYDEEITEEGKRYLQAATAIPVVMPKCVMCHPHYEDAKPGAAIGAMSYRIPIE, encoded by the coding sequence ATGTCGATCCATCGCTTTGCCGCTGCTCTGTTACTGCTCGCCGTCGCCGGGCCGGCTCTCGCCGAAGACGCCGCCCTCGAGCGCACCCGCAAGCAGGTCCGCATGCTCGATGATCTCTACAAGGGCGGCATCGTCCTGATCACGAAGAACTACGTGACCGAGGACTCGGATGTCCCCGCGGGCGTGGCCTTCAAGCAGCTCTTCGAGGCGGCGAAGAAGAACGGCTGGCACGAAGTGCGGCTGCTCGACGTCACCGGCGAACCCTACAACGACGAGAACTCGCCCGCCGAAGGCTTCGAGACCCGCGCCGTTGAACAGCTCAAGCAGGGCGAGGCCTATTACGACGAAGAGATCACCGAAGAGGGCAAGCGCTACCTCCAAGCCGCCACGGCGATCCCCGTCGTGATGCCCAAGTGCGTGATGTGCCACCCCCACTACGAAGACGCCAAGCCCGGCGCCGCCATCGGCGCGATGAGCTACCGCATCCCGATCGAGTGA
- a CDS encoding DUF885 domain-containing protein, with product MLLWQGARLANAAAHGGMSLSPSRNVMLKKTLALLFVIALSTAALAGPSESLEKLLDDVWQWRMQEWPQYATRTGDHRYNDRLGKVSLADADRAAKQDAEFLEQLRAIDRDALSKELRLERDLLERELTDSLADYAAGQHLLPINNRSGFHIQFPELPDWSPFDTVKDYENYIARLRAFAAYTDGHIELMREGVQRGLTVPAIIMEGYESSIDSHVVDDPTESLLYKPFKKFAVGVPESEHERLRREAREAIAQSVVPAYRRFGVFMADEYVPNCRSSIGASALPGGRDFYRHCVRKFTTLDMTPEEVHRVGLAEVARIRREMEDIIDRSGFETDEEDRFAAFVEHLRTSPQFYAETDTELMAYTAAILKRIDGELPSLFGRLPRMPYGLKPVPDYIAPKTTFAYYQSPQGDGTVAGFFFLNTYDLKARPKYMIEALSMHEAVPGHHLQIALQQELDGLSPLRKYGGFTAFVEGWALYAERLGLEAGFYEDPYSDFGRLTMEIWRAARLVVDTGMHYKGWSRQQAIDYMADNSAMSLHEIRSEVDRYIGWPGQALAYKTGELKIRELRELAEEKLGDRFDVRAFHDAVLVNGAVPLVTLEELIREWIDEQAAL from the coding sequence ATGCTACTTTGGCAAGGCGCCCGTCTTGCTAACGCCGCCGCCCACGGCGGCATGAGTCTCTCCCCGAGTCGCAACGTCATGCTCAAGAAGACCCTCGCCCTGCTGTTCGTGATCGCCCTCTCGACCGCCGCGCTGGCCGGGCCGAGCGAATCGCTCGAGAAATTGCTCGACGACGTTTGGCAGTGGCGGATGCAAGAGTGGCCGCAGTACGCGACACGCACGGGCGACCACCGCTACAACGACCGCCTTGGCAAAGTCTCGCTCGCCGACGCCGACCGTGCGGCGAAGCAAGACGCCGAGTTCCTCGAGCAACTGCGGGCCATCGACCGCGACGCGCTCTCTAAGGAGTTGCGACTCGAGCGCGACCTGCTCGAACGAGAGCTGACCGACTCGCTCGCCGATTACGCCGCGGGTCAGCATCTACTGCCGATCAACAACCGCAGCGGCTTCCACATCCAGTTCCCGGAGCTCCCGGACTGGTCGCCGTTCGACACGGTCAAGGACTACGAGAACTACATCGCGCGGCTGAGAGCGTTCGCCGCTTACACCGACGGCCACATCGAGCTGATGCGCGAAGGGGTCCAGCGCGGCCTGACCGTACCGGCCATCATCATGGAAGGGTACGAGTCGTCGATCGACTCGCATGTCGTCGATGATCCAACCGAGAGCCTGCTTTACAAACCGTTCAAGAAGTTTGCGGTCGGCGTTCCCGAGTCGGAGCACGAGCGCCTGCGCCGCGAGGCGCGCGAGGCGATCGCGCAGTCGGTCGTCCCGGCGTATCGGCGGTTCGGCGTCTTCATGGCGGACGAGTACGTCCCCAACTGCCGGTCGTCGATCGGCGCGTCGGCGCTGCCGGGTGGGAGGGACTTCTACCGCCACTGTGTCCGCAAGTTCACGACGCTCGACATGACGCCCGAAGAGGTGCACCGCGTGGGCCTGGCTGAGGTGGCGCGGATCCGACGAGAGATGGAGGACATCATCGACCGTAGCGGCTTCGAGACCGACGAGGAGGATCGCTTTGCCGCGTTCGTCGAGCACCTCCGCACCAGCCCGCAGTTCTACGCCGAGACCGACACAGAGCTGATGGCCTACACGGCGGCGATCCTCAAGCGGATCGACGGCGAGCTGCCTTCGCTGTTCGGCCGGCTGCCGCGGATGCCGTATGGCCTGAAGCCGGTGCCGGACTACATCGCGCCGAAGACGACGTTCGCCTACTACCAGAGCCCGCAAGGCGACGGCACGGTGGCGGGCTTCTTCTTCCTCAACACGTACGACCTCAAGGCGCGGCCCAAGTACATGATCGAGGCGCTGTCGATGCACGAGGCGGTGCCGGGGCATCACTTGCAGATCGCGCTGCAGCAAGAGCTCGATGGGCTCTCGCCGCTCCGCAAGTACGGCGGCTTCACGGCGTTCGTCGAGGGCTGGGCCCTGTATGCCGAGCGGCTCGGGCTGGAAGCGGGCTTCTACGAAGACCCGTACAGCGACTTCGGGCGGCTGACGATGGAGATATGGCGTGCGGCGCGACTCGTCGTCGATACCGGTATGCACTACAAGGGATGGAGCCGCCAGCAAGCGATCGACTACATGGCCGACAACTCGGCGATGTCGCTGCACGAGATCCGTTCGGAGGTCGATCGCTATATCGGCTGGCCGGGCCAAGCGCTGGCGTACAAGACGGGCGAGCTGAAGATCCGCGAGCTCCGCGAACTGGCGGAAGAGAAGCTCGGCGATCGCTTCGACGTCCGCGCGTTCCATGACGCGGTGCTGGTGAACGGCGCCGTGCCGCTGGTGACGCTCGAGGAGTTGATCCGTGAGTGGATTGATGAGCAAGCGGCTCTGTAG
- a CDS encoding RrF2 family transcriptional regulator: protein MKLRIQTDYALRTLMYLGYTGRSARAEDIANQFVISKDHLVKVIQLLAKLGYVRTTPGRGGGVSLAMPPDEIDVGEVIERIEQRHTVLDCVTHPETCPLEPGCRLRRLLIRAEDAFYKTLAGTTVADLCLHQRRGGMANLPLEPE, encoded by the coding sequence ATGAAGCTACGCATCCAAACCGACTACGCGCTGCGCACGCTGATGTACCTCGGGTACACGGGCCGGTCGGCCCGCGCCGAGGACATCGCCAATCAGTTCGTCATCTCGAAAGACCACCTCGTGAAGGTGATCCAACTGCTCGCCAAGCTGGGGTACGTGCGGACCACGCCCGGCCGCGGCGGCGGCGTCTCGTTGGCCATGCCGCCGGACGAGATCGACGTCGGCGAGGTGATCGAGCGGATCGAGCAGCGTCACACGGTGCTGGACTGCGTCACCCATCCCGAAACCTGCCCGCTGGAGCCCGGCTGCCGGCTCCGCCGACTGTTGATCCGCGCCGAAGACGCCTTCTACAAGACGCTTGCGGGGACGACGGTTGCGGACCTCTGCCTCCACCAACGGCGCGGCGGGATGGCGAACCTCCCTCTCGAACCCGAATAG
- a CDS encoding glycosyltransferase — protein MHCLLTALGSYGDVYPMIGLGAALRGRGHDVTLVTNPHFASDVAAAGLDLVELATAEEYDRLTLTRGLWGARSGLAVVFREAAIGLLQRLDGVVRAKSRPGETLLVAHGLDLASRVAAEELGMPAVSVVYAPMALWSDETPPRMPAGFAPPGAPRWLHKLQFALGDRTFVGSIVMKPLNEFRASHGLPPIRGSFLDWYYGVAPALCLFPDWFASPDGEAPGDWPHGTVTTGFPLGDGAGGRDDEPLSDALNAFLDADDPPIVFTPGSGMRFGHKFFEVAIDACQRLGRRGVLLTKYADQLPARLPSSIIAPGFTPLAQLLERSAAFVHHGGVGSSARGLAAGVPQLVQPKAFDQFDNAWRLRRLGVAEELTTSRFKGRRVAERLERLLTSSKVTQAVKHWQAKCDSQEALRLACEELERRFESFGGSTRGP, from the coding sequence ATGCACTGCCTGCTGACCGCGTTGGGGAGTTATGGCGACGTTTACCCGATGATCGGGCTCGGGGCGGCGCTGCGCGGGCGCGGGCATGACGTGACGCTGGTCACGAATCCGCACTTTGCGAGCGATGTCGCCGCGGCGGGGCTCGATCTGGTCGAGCTGGCCACGGCCGAAGAGTACGACCGGCTGACGCTGACGCGTGGCCTGTGGGGCGCGCGGTCGGGGCTGGCGGTCGTCTTTCGTGAGGCGGCGATCGGCTTGCTTCAGCGGCTCGACGGGGTGGTCCGCGCGAAGTCGCGCCCCGGCGAGACGCTGCTGGTGGCCCACGGGCTCGACCTGGCGAGCCGTGTCGCGGCCGAAGAGCTTGGCATGCCGGCCGTGTCGGTGGTCTACGCGCCGATGGCGCTGTGGAGCGACGAGACGCCGCCGCGGATGCCGGCCGGGTTCGCGCCGCCGGGGGCGCCGCGGTGGCTGCACAAGCTGCAGTTCGCGCTGGGTGACCGGACGTTTGTCGGCTCGATCGTGATGAAGCCGCTCAACGAGTTCCGCGCGTCGCACGGCCTGCCCCCGATCCGTGGGAGCTTCCTCGACTGGTATTACGGCGTCGCGCCGGCGCTGTGCCTGTTCCCCGATTGGTTCGCGTCGCCCGACGGCGAGGCGCCGGGCGACTGGCCTCACGGCACGGTAACGACGGGCTTTCCGCTCGGCGATGGCGCCGGGGGACGCGATGACGAACCGCTCAGCGACGCGCTCAACGCGTTTCTCGACGCGGACGACCCGCCGATCGTGTTCACGCCGGGGTCGGGGATGCGTTTCGGGCACAAGTTCTTTGAAGTCGCGATCGATGCCTGCCAGCGCTTGGGCCGGCGCGGCGTGTTGCTGACGAAGTACGCGGATCAATTGCCAGCACGATTGCCCTCAAGCATCATCGCGCCAGGCTTTACGCCGCTCGCGCAACTTCTGGAGCGGTCGGCCGCGTTCGTCCACCACGGCGGCGTCGGCAGCTCGGCCCGCGGCCTCGCGGCGGGCGTGCCGCAACTGGTGCAACCCAAGGCGTTCGATCAGTTCGACAACGCTTGGCGACTGCGACGGCTGGGCGTCGCGGAAGAGCTGACGACGTCGCGGTTCAAAGGGCGCCGCGTTGCGGAACGATTGGAGCGGTTGCTCACGTCATCGAAGGTCACCCAAGCCGTGAAACACTGGCAAGCGAAATGCGACTCGCAGGAAGCGTTGCGGCTCGCTTGTGAGGAGTTGGAGCGGCGGTTCGAGTCGTTTGGCGGTTCGACCCGCGGACCGTAG